In one Lolium rigidum isolate FL_2022 chromosome 3, APGP_CSIRO_Lrig_0.1, whole genome shotgun sequence genomic region, the following are encoded:
- the LOC124697076 gene encoding uncharacterized protein LOC124697076, with protein sequence MAATSTSLSLAFSPLLRPKPQPQFQPRHLDPKPPKPLRLSLAPALSCATAVPDGFAIDDIVEKDWSFLNASGSQLPRALAAAALSPASRVLAVTPTASFVSALLSESPCELLVAAHESLYALGGIKEEHDQVRCFHLEGGGAGQGGGVVEAVPGRFDAFDVVFVCYFPGMGVTAAALLKSLAKRCCKGARVVIFLDQGRQNLAEHRREHPDIVFSDLPSRSSLEKAAAGSKYEIVEFVDESALYLALLQFQG encoded by the exons atggccgccacctccacctccctctCCCTCGCCTTCTCCCCTCTACTCCGCCCCAAACCCCAACCCCAATTCCAGCCGCGGCACCTCGACCCCAAACCTCCCAAACCCCTGCGCCTCAGCCTGGCGCCCGCGCTCTCCTGCGCCACCGCCGTCCCCGACGGCTTCGCCATAGACGACATCGTCGAGAAGGACTGGTCCTTCCTGAACGCGTCGGGGTCGCAGCTCCCGCGCGCGCTCGCCGCGGCGGCGCTCTCGCCGGCGTCGCGGGTGCTGGCCGTGACGCCCACGGCGTCCTTCGTGAGCGCCCTCCTCTCCGAGTCCCcctgcgagctcctcgtcgccgcgCACGAGTCGCTGTACGCGCTGGGCGGGATCAAGGAGGAGCACGACCAGGTGCGGTGCTTCCATCTGGAGGGCGGGGGAGCCGGCCAGGGGGGCGGCGTGGTGGAGGCCGTGCCCGGGAGGTTCGACGCCTTCGACGTCGTCTTCGTCTGCTACTTCCCCGGGATGGGGGTCACGGCCGCCGCGCTGCTCAAGTCGCTCGCCAAGAGGTGCTGCAAAG GTGCAAGAGTTGTCATCTTCTTGGATCAAGGGAGGCAGAACTTGGCAGAACACCGTAGAGAGCATCCAGACATTGTGTTCTCTGACTTGCCTAGTCGGTCTTCACTGGAGAAAGCTGCTGCAGGGAGCAAGTATGAAATAGTGGAGTTTGTCGATGAGTCTGCGCTATATCTTGCTCTTTTGCAATTCCAAGGATGA